Proteins encoded in a region of the Sphingopyxis sp. OAS728 genome:
- the gatC gene encoding Asp-tRNA(Asn)/Glu-tRNA(Gln) amidotransferase subunit GatC: MAIDQATVRKIASLARIAISDAEAAAMEGELNGILGWVEQLGEVDVTGVEPMTAVIPNTLRLRDDVVDADPLTGGNRRDDILANAPAPQHGFFGVPKVIE, encoded by the coding sequence ATGGCAATCGATCAGGCAACAGTAAGGAAAATCGCGTCGCTGGCGCGCATCGCGATCAGCGATGCCGAAGCCGCCGCGATGGAAGGCGAATTGAACGGCATCTTGGGCTGGGTCGAGCAACTCGGCGAAGTCGATGTGACCGGGGTCGAACCGATGACCGCGGTGATCCCTAACACGCTCCGGCTGCGCGACGATGTCGTCGACGCCGACCCGCTGACCGGCGGCAACCGCCGCGACGATATTCTCGCCAACGCGCCGGCGCCGCAGCACGGCTTTTTTGGCGTTCCCAAGGTAATCGAATAA
- a CDS encoding DUF4153 domain-containing protein, with translation MTDAAATVSAPDSAPPVSARLDASDLPWPQRPWIMAAICALAGLAFHLTIDWRYDPDHDPGRNALAAFITVSTLVFVLGVELRRWLWALGFALAWGVVIALIVWTSVGYNVNASVFEWPFWSGLLAVLIATPLFQTRRDVAPDWRFWKLWQMPYERLHSHAWTDAVIGAAGLAFTGLTFLLVLLIGQMFKLIGINLVVEAFETGWFPWMLAGAAFGGAVGLLRERDKLVATLQKLVMIVLAVLAPVLAVAVALFLLSLAGTGLKPLWESGFSTAALMMGAAAFAVLLANAVIGNGREERSGNRFLHGAAAVLVVAVLPLAIIAFYSMHLRVIQYGWTPERIWGAIAAMIALAYGFAGLWAAVKGRWDFDDWLRPLQQKLAIGMMLLALFLALPVMDFGAISTRDQLARLQNGTVKADKFDWAAMAFDFGPSGRKALAKIARSPDKAKAELAKWALETKNRWDLNIPGESVDAADVSYGAKPIRDKVRVLPAGQALDADAYKAIEDRGQCRTAPCAAYILGTDRMVVIGRGNNVVLFARDAKTKSWQENYQGFSGGAVAEGPTNDEVEKGVIEVRPVARRQVFVNGKPLGEDFE, from the coding sequence ATGACCGATGCTGCCGCAACCGTGTCCGCCCCCGATTCGGCTCCGCCCGTCTCGGCCCGCCTCGACGCCAGCGATCTGCCCTGGCCGCAGCGACCGTGGATCATGGCGGCGATCTGCGCACTCGCGGGGCTCGCCTTTCACCTGACGATCGACTGGCGCTACGACCCCGACCATGACCCGGGGCGCAACGCGCTGGCGGCGTTCATCACGGTGTCGACCCTGGTGTTCGTGCTCGGGGTGGAATTGCGCCGCTGGCTATGGGCGCTCGGCTTCGCTTTGGCGTGGGGCGTGGTGATCGCCCTGATTGTCTGGACCTCGGTCGGGTATAACGTCAACGCGTCGGTGTTCGAATGGCCTTTCTGGTCGGGACTGCTCGCGGTGCTGATCGCGACGCCGTTGTTCCAGACGCGGCGCGACGTCGCGCCCGACTGGCGTTTCTGGAAGCTGTGGCAGATGCCTTACGAGCGATTGCACAGCCATGCGTGGACCGACGCGGTGATCGGCGCGGCGGGGCTGGCCTTCACCGGGCTGACCTTCCTGCTCGTGCTGCTGATCGGGCAGATGTTCAAGCTGATCGGCATCAACCTGGTCGTGGAAGCGTTCGAGACCGGCTGGTTCCCGTGGATGCTCGCGGGCGCGGCGTTCGGCGGTGCGGTCGGGCTGCTTCGCGAGCGCGACAAGCTGGTCGCGACGCTCCAGAAGCTGGTGATGATCGTCCTTGCGGTGCTGGCGCCGGTGCTGGCGGTCGCGGTAGCGCTGTTCCTGCTGTCGCTCGCGGGCACCGGACTGAAGCCGCTCTGGGAATCAGGCTTTTCGACCGCCGCGCTGATGATGGGTGCGGCCGCCTTTGCCGTACTGCTCGCCAATGCGGTGATCGGCAACGGGCGCGAGGAGCGGTCGGGCAACCGTTTCCTGCACGGCGCGGCGGCGGTGCTCGTCGTCGCGGTGCTGCCGCTGGCGATCATCGCTTTCTATTCGATGCATTTGCGCGTGATCCAATATGGCTGGACTCCCGAGCGCATCTGGGGCGCGATCGCGGCGATGATCGCGCTCGCCTATGGCTTTGCCGGGCTGTGGGCGGCGGTGAAGGGCAGGTGGGACTTCGACGACTGGCTGCGGCCCTTGCAGCAGAAGCTAGCGATCGGAATGATGCTGCTCGCGCTGTTCCTTGCGCTGCCGGTCATGGATTTCGGCGCGATCTCGACGCGCGATCAGCTCGCGCGGCTGCAGAACGGGACGGTAAAGGCCGACAAGTTCGACTGGGCGGCGATGGCGTTCGATTTCGGACCGAGCGGGCGCAAGGCGTTGGCGAAGATTGCCAGATCGCCCGACAAAGCGAAGGCAGAGCTTGCGAAATGGGCGCTCGAAACCAAGAATCGCTGGGATCTCAATATTCCCGGTGAGTCTGTCGATGCCGCCGATGTCTCTTACGGGGCAAAGCCGATCCGCGACAAGGTGCGCGTGCTTCCCGCCGGACAGGCGTTGGACGCCGATGCCTATAAGGCAATCGAGGATCGCGGGCAGTGCCGCACGGCGCCATGTGCCGCCTATATATTAGGAACGGACCGCATGGTTGTGATCGGGCGCGGCAATAATGTCGTGCTGTTCGCGCGCGATGCAAAGACGAAGAGCTGGCAGGAGAATTATCAGGGTTTCTCCGGCGGCGCGGTGGCCGAGGGGCCGACGAACGACGAGGTCGAAAAGGGAGTGATCGAGGTGCGGCCGGTCGCGCGGCGGCAGGTGTTCGTGAACGGCAAGCCGCTGGGCGAGGATTTCGAGTGA
- a CDS encoding DUF3089 domain-containing protein, with translation MARKFLYVIAAIILLILAAGVVYQLFPGWIARTAFVPSTEFKPQAAVAPNAYDDPKMWFARPGMEKDPSAWRPAADGSETPGTGDTKTGGQLIPPAKAAQTTDAAPFPKGDAAVFFVHPTSYYSRSSWNAPLEDRDSDHRANLFVQGMASAFADAGEIWAPRYRQATLGAFLAEDRVTAGKAIDSAYRDVEEAFDAFLAAQPKNKPIILAGHSQGALHLTTLLKTRIAGTPLAKRIVAAYVIGWPISLDTDIAGLGLPACQTPDQKGCILGWASFADPADPIMVTDAYDGTIGFDGRPRAGTRMLCTNPLTGIPDTEAPPAANIGTLKPTEGFKSGSLIAGKIGAKCDDTRGFLMIGDAEIAKNYVVAGYVLPGNNYHVYDITLFWANVRADALRRLATYEGKPSPVPPAAAPTPPPPAPATAAPKS, from the coding sequence TTGGCCCGCAAATTTCTCTACGTCATCGCTGCCATCATCCTGCTGATCCTCGCCGCCGGGGTCGTGTACCAGCTCTTCCCGGGCTGGATCGCGCGCACCGCCTTCGTCCCCAGCACCGAATTCAAGCCGCAGGCCGCGGTCGCGCCCAACGCCTATGACGACCCCAAAATGTGGTTCGCGCGCCCGGGCATGGAAAAAGACCCGTCGGCCTGGCGCCCCGCCGCCGACGGCAGCGAGACCCCCGGCACCGGAGATACCAAGACGGGCGGCCAGCTCATACCGCCCGCCAAAGCCGCGCAGACGACCGATGCGGCCCCCTTCCCCAAGGGTGACGCCGCGGTCTTCTTCGTCCACCCGACGAGCTATTACAGCCGCTCGAGCTGGAACGCGCCGCTCGAGGACCGCGATTCCGACCACCGCGCGAACCTCTTCGTACAAGGCATGGCGAGCGCCTTTGCCGACGCGGGCGAAATCTGGGCGCCGCGCTATCGCCAGGCGACGCTCGGCGCTTTCCTCGCCGAGGATCGCGTCACCGCGGGCAAGGCGATCGATTCGGCCTATCGCGACGTTGAGGAAGCCTTCGACGCCTTCCTCGCCGCGCAGCCGAAGAATAAACCGATCATCCTCGCCGGCCACAGCCAGGGCGCGCTCCACCTCACCACCTTGCTCAAGACGCGGATCGCGGGCACGCCGCTCGCAAAACGCATCGTCGCGGCCTATGTCATCGGCTGGCCGATCAGCCTCGACACCGACATCGCCGGCCTCGGCCTGCCCGCGTGCCAGACGCCTGATCAAAAGGGCTGCATCCTCGGCTGGGCCAGTTTCGCTGACCCCGCCGACCCGATCATGGTCACCGATGCCTATGACGGCACGATCGGCTTCGACGGCCGCCCGCGCGCGGGAACGCGGATGCTCTGCACCAACCCGCTCACCGGCATCCCCGACACCGAGGCGCCGCCCGCAGCCAATATCGGCACGCTGAAACCGACCGAAGGCTTCAAGTCGGGATCGCTGATCGCGGGCAAGATCGGCGCCAAATGCGACGACACGCGCGGCTTCCTGATGATCGGCGACGCCGAGATTGCGAAAAATTACGTCGTCGCGGGCTATGTGCTGCCGGGCAACAATTATCACGTCTACGACATCACCCTCTTCTGGGCGAACGTCCGCGCCGACGCGCTCCGCCGCCTCGCGACCTATGAAGGCAAGCCGTCGCCGGTGCCGCCCGCCGCGGCGCCGACGCCTCCTCCGCCCGCCCCTGCAACCGCCGCGCCGAAATCCTGA
- the ruvX gene encoding Holliday junction resolvase RuvX, producing the protein MITTAAPEFAAHFPNGGRLAGLDVGTKTIGVAFCDTNWSFATPDKTIIRKKFSVDLETLKALIAQHNIVGLVVGLPLNMDGTDSPRTQSTRAFARNLAPLALPLLLWDERWSTAAVERAMIAADVSRAKRAERVDSAAAAFILQGAIDALIRQ; encoded by the coding sequence ATGATCACCACCGCCGCCCCCGAATTCGCCGCCCACTTCCCGAACGGCGGCCGTCTCGCGGGCCTCGACGTCGGCACCAAGACCATCGGCGTCGCCTTCTGCGACACGAACTGGAGCTTCGCGACCCCCGACAAGACGATCATCCGCAAGAAATTCTCGGTCGATCTCGAAACGCTGAAAGCGCTCATCGCGCAGCATAATATCGTCGGCCTCGTCGTCGGCCTGCCGCTCAACATGGACGGCACCGACAGCCCGCGCACCCAGAGCACCCGCGCCTTCGCGCGCAACCTCGCCCCACTTGCCCTGCCCCTCCTCCTCTGGGACGAACGCTGGTCGACCGCCGCGGTCGAACGCGCGATGATCGCCGCCGACGTCAGCCGTGCCAAGCGCGCCGAACGCGTCGACAGCGCCGCCGCCGCCTTCATCCTGCAGGGCGCGATCGACGCGCTGATCCGCCAATAG
- a CDS encoding DUF1294 domain-containing protein produces the protein MNEFIVYWLVAANLIGFALMILDKKFAQGGARRISETTLLGWALLGGAIGTFAASRLVRHKTRKQPFATQMIAILIFELIMLALWSSGLLLPFATSALARIAPPA, from the coding sequence TTGAACGAATTTATCGTCTATTGGCTGGTCGCGGCGAACCTAATCGGGTTCGCGCTGATGATCCTCGACAAGAAATTCGCCCAAGGCGGCGCGCGGCGCATTTCCGAAACCACCCTGCTCGGCTGGGCCCTCCTCGGCGGCGCCATCGGCACCTTCGCCGCCTCGCGCCTTGTCCGGCACAAGACGCGCAAACAGCCCTTCGCAACGCAGATGATCGCGATCCTGATATTCGAACTCATCATGCTTGCGCTCTGGTCGTCGGGATTATTGCTCCCGTTCGCTACCTCCGCGCTTGCCAGAATCGCCCCGCCTGCGTAG
- a CDS encoding aspartate carbamoyltransferase catalytic subunit: MTSSTLRPASDYPPGGDAFRHRHLIGIAQLTPWEISYVLDAAEEWVDLNRSGAAKHDDRLAGLTIINAFFENSTRTLLSFEIAGKRLGADVVNMHAAQSSVKKGETLIDTAMTLNAMRADAMVIRHGSSGAVQLIADKVDCPVLNAGDGRHEHPTQALLDALTIRRRLGRVEGLTIAICGDVLHSRVARSNILALTLLGNEVRVVAPPTLTPPAMERMHVRCFTDMDEGIKDADVVMMLRLQNERMDGAYLPSAREYHALYGLTPKRLEKAKPDAIVMHPGPMNRGVEIDSNVADDPVRSTITEQVEMGVAVRMACLDILTRRKRGVVGWN, from the coding sequence ATGACAAGCTCCACACTCCGACCCGCCAGCGACTATCCGCCCGGCGGCGATGCCTTTCGCCATCGCCACCTGATCGGCATCGCCCAGCTCACCCCGTGGGAGATTTCCTACGTCCTCGACGCCGCCGAGGAGTGGGTCGACCTGAACCGTTCGGGCGCGGCCAAGCATGACGACCGGCTCGCGGGCCTGACGATCATCAACGCCTTTTTCGAAAATTCGACGCGCACTTTGCTGTCGTTCGAAATCGCCGGAAAACGCCTCGGCGCCGACGTCGTCAACATGCACGCCGCACAGTCGAGCGTGAAGAAGGGCGAGACGCTGATCGACACCGCGATGACGCTGAACGCGATGCGCGCCGACGCGATGGTGATCCGTCACGGCAGCTCGGGCGCGGTCCAGCTCATCGCCGACAAGGTCGACTGCCCCGTGCTCAACGCGGGCGACGGCCGCCACGAACATCCGACGCAGGCGCTGCTCGACGCGCTCACCATCCGCCGCCGCCTCGGCCGCGTCGAGGGGCTCACCATTGCCATATGTGGAGACGTCCTCCACAGCCGCGTCGCACGCTCGAACATCCTCGCGCTCACCCTGCTCGGCAACGAGGTGCGCGTCGTCGCGCCGCCGACGCTCACCCCGCCCGCGATGGAGCGGATGCACGTGCGCTGCTTCACCGACATGGACGAAGGCATCAAGGACGCCGACGTCGTGATGATGCTCCGCCTCCAGAACGAGCGCATGGACGGCGCTTATCTGCCCAGCGCGCGCGAATATCATGCACTCTACGGCCTCACGCCCAAACGCCTCGAAAAAGCGAAGCCCGATGCCATCGTCATGCACCCCGGCCCGATGAACCGCGGGGTCGAGATCGACAGCAATGTCGCCGACGATCCGGTCCGCTCGACGATCACCGAACAGGTCGAAATGGGGGTCGCCGTGCGCATGGCCTGCCTCGACATCCTGACGCGCCGCAAGCGGGGAGTCGTCGGATGGAACTGA
- a CDS encoding dihydroorotase, whose protein sequence is MELKPLHIVNAQLIDGDTPRPGSLLVAKGRIAALDPTETPDGTETVDAKGQWLAPGIIDLGVFATDKPAFHFGGITRAALMPDNGPLDGAGLVERAAKGGKPDLWVHPLAAATKGLAGSELAEIGLMKQAGARAIATGRSRIADSGVMRRVLAYAASLDLVTIIHAEDEGLTAGAVATDGEMATRLGLASAPAIAEAIAIARDLALVEETGAPVHFRQVTTARGLDLIRAAKAKGLPVLCGITPAHLLLSDTAIGDFRTFARLSPPLRSEDDRHACLAAIADGTIDILASGHDPRGPEDKRLPFAEALPGMAGAETLLALGLGLVRDGHISPGRLFELLAGTPACLLGVDAGKLAVGKEADLILINEGAPWQVDAKKMAAWAGNTPFDGMPVQGRATMMWKGGQRIR, encoded by the coding sequence ATGGAACTGAAACCGCTCCACATCGTCAATGCGCAGCTCATCGACGGCGACACGCCGCGTCCGGGCAGCCTGCTCGTCGCGAAAGGCCGCATCGCCGCGCTCGACCCGACCGAAACCCCCGACGGCACCGAGACAGTCGACGCCAAGGGCCAATGGCTCGCCCCCGGTATCATCGACCTCGGCGTCTTCGCGACCGACAAGCCCGCCTTCCATTTCGGCGGCATCACGCGCGCCGCGCTGATGCCCGACAACGGCCCGCTCGACGGCGCCGGGCTTGTCGAACGCGCCGCGAAAGGCGGCAAACCGGACCTCTGGGTCCACCCGCTCGCCGCCGCCACGAAAGGTCTCGCAGGCAGCGAACTCGCCGAAATCGGCCTGATGAAACAGGCGGGCGCGCGCGCCATCGCCACCGGCCGCAGCCGCATCGCCGACAGCGGCGTGATGCGCCGCGTGCTCGCCTACGCCGCCTCGCTCGACCTCGTCACGATCATCCACGCCGAGGACGAAGGCCTCACCGCCGGCGCGGTCGCGACCGACGGCGAAATGGCAACGCGCCTCGGCCTCGCCTCCGCCCCCGCCATCGCCGAGGCGATCGCAATCGCGCGCGACCTCGCGCTCGTCGAGGAAACCGGCGCGCCCGTCCATTTCCGGCAGGTCACCACCGCGCGCGGGCTCGACCTGATCCGCGCCGCCAAGGCAAAGGGCCTGCCCGTCCTCTGCGGCATCACCCCCGCACATCTTTTGCTCTCCGACACCGCGATCGGCGATTTCCGCACCTTCGCGCGCCTGTCGCCGCCGCTCCGCTCGGAGGACGATCGCCACGCGTGCCTCGCCGCGATCGCCGACGGCACGATCGACATCCTCGCCTCGGGCCACGACCCGCGCGGCCCCGAGGACAAGCGCCTCCCCTTCGCCGAGGCGCTCCCCGGCATGGCAGGCGCCGAAACTTTGCTCGCGCTTGGGCTGGGTCTCGTCCGCGACGGGCATATCTCGCCGGGCCGCCTCTTCGAGCTGCTCGCCGGCACACCCGCCTGCCTGCTCGGCGTCGACGCCGGCAAACTCGCGGTGGGCAAGGAAGCCGACCTCATCCTCATCAACGAAGGCGCGCCCTGGCAGGTCGACGCGAAGAAGATGGCCGCATGGGCGGGCAACACCCCCTTCGACGGCATGCCCGTACAGGGGCGCGCGACAATGATGTGGAAGGGCGGCCAGCGCATCCGCTGA
- a CDS encoding DUF4189 domain-containing protein produces the protein MRRLAVLTAALLAPAAAAQMTPVQGIPCAQGLPCNAPPPQVLQQMYGDARPPAPPGQIIPFAQEKQDYVGGYMVNSFAAIAFWRSASGQPGYSYGALRGDSREQAEQYAMTACREAGGQGCVVGLWGGNGHFAIARDKEGQYYAGFAGTPGGAKRSVMDSCKSAGAKCKVVETLESMPYFFRF, from the coding sequence ATGCGCCGTCTTGCCGTTCTCACCGCCGCCCTGCTCGCCCCCGCCGCCGCGGCACAAATGACACCCGTTCAGGGCATCCCTTGTGCACAGGGCCTCCCCTGCAACGCGCCGCCGCCGCAGGTGCTGCAACAAATGTATGGTGACGCACGGCCCCCCGCCCCGCCGGGACAAATCATCCCGTTTGCGCAGGAAAAACAGGATTATGTCGGCGGCTATATGGTCAACAGCTTCGCCGCGATCGCCTTCTGGCGCTCGGCATCGGGCCAGCCCGGCTATAGCTATGGTGCACTGCGCGGCGACAGCCGCGAACAGGCCGAGCAATATGCAATGACGGCATGCCGCGAGGCCGGGGGCCAGGGCTGTGTCGTCGGGCTATGGGGCGGCAACGGCCATTTCGCGATCGCACGCGACAAGGAGGGGCAATATTATGCCGGCTTCGCAGGCACACCCGGCGGCGCGAAGCGCTCGGTGATGGACAGCTGCAAGAGCGCGGGCGCCAAGTGCAAGGTCGTCGAGACGCTCGAAAGCATGCCCTATTTTTTCCGCTTCTGA
- a CDS encoding helix-turn-helix transcriptional regulator — protein MQSDQGPTFPSDHNAPAEWEVLNALIGEIYDSVLHPESWNETLARITGTLCPLSWEAAFILWESNSPPSGRFVAATGLAAGVQEIYTAVYAGHHPWSRKLMRYGNGSVVDSYDIMTREEFLETEFFRNFLAPWGIDRMIAVLLDKRGSERLGLMLPGPGDRDVERLKRGLRVLAPHMQRAMRISDRIATLDLAAGAARAATDAAPFAIFSLDDQLNILAANSRAARYEKAGFIRTAHDRFAFTHPPSQKQLLDLVRSEAPSGVAFQALGPSGKECPVLVARVTRQSAQQLGGVRLGASLIVTLGSAPGETPVVEIDRVAQWFGLTPAEARLAVALAAGDTLQDYAALRAVSVNAVRFLLKGIFRKTGATTQAQLVAQLARLPAPGSEN, from the coding sequence ATGCAGAGCGATCAGGGACCGACCTTTCCGTCCGACCATAATGCGCCGGCCGAATGGGAAGTGCTCAATGCGCTGATCGGCGAAATCTACGATTCGGTGCTCCATCCCGAAAGCTGGAACGAAACCCTCGCCCGCATCACCGGCACGCTCTGTCCTCTGAGCTGGGAAGCCGCCTTCATCCTCTGGGAATCGAACAGCCCGCCGAGCGGACGCTTCGTCGCCGCGACCGGCCTCGCTGCCGGGGTGCAGGAAATCTACACCGCCGTCTATGCGGGACACCATCCCTGGTCGCGCAAGCTGATGCGCTACGGCAATGGCAGCGTCGTCGATAGCTACGACATCATGACGCGCGAGGAATTTCTCGAGACCGAATTTTTCCGCAATTTCCTCGCGCCGTGGGGCATAGACCGCATGATCGCCGTCCTCCTCGACAAGCGCGGCAGCGAGCGGCTCGGGCTGATGTTGCCCGGCCCCGGCGACCGCGATGTCGAGCGCCTGAAACGCGGCCTCCGCGTCCTCGCCCCGCATATGCAGCGGGCGATGCGGATCAGCGACCGCATCGCGACGCTCGACTTGGCCGCGGGTGCCGCGCGTGCCGCGACCGACGCCGCGCCCTTTGCGATCTTCAGCCTCGACGACCAGCTCAATATCCTCGCCGCGAACAGCCGCGCCGCGCGCTACGAAAAGGCGGGTTTCATCCGCACCGCGCACGATCGCTTCGCCTTCACCCACCCGCCCAGCCAGAAGCAATTGCTCGATCTGGTCAGGAGCGAGGCGCCCTCCGGGGTCGCCTTCCAGGCGCTCGGCCCCTCGGGCAAGGAATGCCCGGTGCTCGTCGCGCGCGTCACGCGCCAGTCGGCGCAGCAGCTCGGCGGCGTCCGCCTCGGCGCCTCGCTGATCGTCACCCTCGGCAGCGCGCCGGGCGAAACCCCGGTCGTCGAAATCGATCGCGTCGCGCAATGGTTCGGGCTGACCCCCGCCGAAGCCCGCCTCGCCGTCGCGCTCGCCGCGGGCGACACGCTACAGGACTATGCGGCGCTGCGCGCGGTCAGCGTCAACGCCGTCCGCTTCCTGCTCAAAGGTATTTTCCGCAAGACGGGCGCCACGACGCAGGCACAACTCGTCGCACAGCTCGCAAGACTTCCGGCACCGGGCAGCGAGAATTAG
- a CDS encoding cation:proton antiporter encodes MTFLIDLLCFLVVPVLCWRLVRGAVPMAVLPILTGLAVAIAADRFGFDKAVLGPSEWGETIGWLGVLALAFSAGLETRVTADHAPTLDGRVVGTALIALALPFLVGLLVSLSGTIDAVLVRPAGVSPWLSAGAIGLCLAVSALPVLVGIVRELPLADRPLGNLSLRIAALDDAILWIGLAVLLFLHGAEGGAVFSGGLAQVGAVGVFAVMIMLRGRLVRPLPDHAAITVALGIAYLAAGAWATNVLGLHELLGAYFAGVLTPKPLAERLRPEGLGKIALFGLSPLFFAHRGLSIDGAVVTAGALGVALLLLVLAGLSKLAAVHLMPPARDMPASERTRLGLLLQCKGLMEIVAATILVQAGLITPTVFAVLVTLALVSTTLTVPLFRLASRARALRAAA; translated from the coding sequence ATGACGTTCCTGATCGACTTGCTCTGCTTCCTCGTCGTGCCGGTGCTTTGCTGGCGGTTGGTGCGCGGGGCGGTGCCGATGGCGGTGCTGCCGATCCTGACCGGGCTCGCGGTGGCGATTGCCGCGGATCGCTTCGGGTTCGACAAGGCGGTTCTCGGTCCGTCCGAATGGGGCGAGACGATCGGGTGGCTGGGCGTGCTGGCGCTGGCGTTCAGCGCCGGGCTGGAGACGCGGGTGACCGCCGATCATGCACCAACGCTCGATGGGCGGGTGGTCGGTACGGCGCTGATCGCGTTGGCTTTACCGTTTCTCGTCGGTTTGCTCGTTTCGCTTTCGGGTACGATCGACGCGGTGCTGGTGCGGCCGGCGGGGGTTTCGCCGTGGCTGTCGGCGGGCGCGATCGGGCTTTGCCTTGCGGTCAGCGCGCTGCCGGTGCTCGTCGGGATCGTGCGCGAACTGCCGCTGGCGGACCGGCCGCTGGGTAATTTGTCGCTGCGCATCGCTGCGCTCGACGATGCGATCCTGTGGATCGGGCTGGCGGTTTTGCTGTTCCTTCACGGGGCCGAGGGCGGCGCGGTCTTTTCGGGCGGGCTGGCGCAGGTCGGCGCGGTCGGCGTGTTCGCGGTGATGATTATGCTGCGCGGGCGTCTGGTTCGTCCTTTGCCCGATCATGCCGCGATCACCGTCGCGCTCGGGATTGCCTATCTGGCGGCGGGCGCGTGGGCGACGAATGTTCTGGGGCTTCACGAACTGCTCGGCGCCTATTTCGCTGGGGTGCTGACCCCGAAGCCGCTCGCCGAACGGCTGCGGCCCGAAGGGCTGGGCAAGATTGCGCTGTTCGGGTTGTCGCCTTTGTTCTTTGCGCATCGGGGGCTGAGCATCGACGGTGCGGTGGTCACGGCGGGGGCGCTCGGCGTTGCGCTGTTGCTGTTGGTGCTCGCGGGCCTGTCGAAGCTGGCAGCGGTGCATCTGATGCCTCCTGCGCGCGATATGCCCGCGTCCGAGCGCACGCGGCTGGGGCTGCTGCTCCAGTGCAAGGGGCTGATGGAGATCGTCGCGGCGACGATATTGGTGCAGGCGGGGCTGATTACGCCGACGGTCTTTGCCGTGCTTGTCACACTGGCGCTGGTGTCGACGACGCTGACGGTGCCGCTGTTCCGCCTGGCGTCGCGGGCGAGGGCGCTGCGCGCCGCGGCCTAA